The genomic stretch AACGGCCCTTTAcggcttcatcttctacttcctggcctccttcctcctctctctgctcctgGTGTTGAAGTCCGGACGCCGGTGGAATAAATATTTTAAGTCGCGGCGGCCCCTGTTCACCGGCGGGCTCATCGGTGGCCTGTTCACGTACGTCCTGTTCTGGACCTTCCTGTACGGCATGGTGCATGTGTACTGAGCTCCGCCCTCCATAAACACTTTTTAACGGGAATCAAGAACTCTCGCCCCCATAGTCCTTTGACAAGTCAGATATAGATTTTAAATTAATGAATTGCCCAGTTGTTATTAACTTATCATGGTTTGTTTTCCCTGATTAGATTCACCCCAAGATTCcatatttacattttattttgttaATCGATCATGCAAGAGAACGTTCTAAATATGCAGCAATGTATAACTTTATGGTCCACAGACTGTACTGTGAAATACCAATGTCTGGCATCGCCCTCGCGGGTGCCGATAACTTTGTTGTTCAGTAAAACAAACCTAAGGCTGTGAattgtgttttattatttttacctTTCTTTTGGGCTTATAGGATCGACTGAATAGttgctctctgctgcctggcaAGTGTTTACTGAGCGCGCAGCTCAGCGGCCTGTGTCAAAGTGCCCTTAGATGCTTAAAaagtttgagttgatgcaaatgtatgctgcttACATTTGGATCAATGAAATCCAGCTGCTGCTTTAAATTTACATCACCTCTGAATTAATAGTTTCCTAATGAAAgtatcttaaaggggcacttaaagggaaccagagatgaacgattcacacaaaattaaacatatcagttgatagcttttaaagaataaatgctctacctgataatttcgccactctggtgtgcctttttgagt from Hyperolius riggenbachi isolate aHypRig1 chromosome 2, aHypRig1.pri, whole genome shotgun sequence encodes the following:
- the EMC6 gene encoding ER membrane protein complex subunit 6, which encodes MATVVLKREGPPFISEVAVRGNAAVLDYCRTSVSALSGATAGILGLTALYGFIFYFLASFLLSLLLVLKSGRRWNKYFKSRRPLFTGGLIGGLFTYVLFWTFLYGMVHVY